In Gigantopelta aegis isolate Gae_Host chromosome 2, Gae_host_genome, whole genome shotgun sequence, the sequence ggcaTGCATTAACATTTATGGTGTTTTCACCTTCATATAATAAAGTCTGGAAAAGTTCTTATGAATACTTGGCTAACCAGacttatgtttttttattcaatAGTTAAATGACGATGAGCCAACACCAGAAAGTCGATGCAAGACTGAAACCGGCACACGGCATGAGACTGGGTTAAAAAGCTCTCACCAGAGACCGAGACACGAACCTCATCCTGCTGCTGCGACCTTCACCTCATCATCTATAAAGATTGAGCTCACGAGCAACCAACAAACAGGATTAAAACCGTCCCATCAGAATTCAGTACATGGTTTGACCGTCACCTCCACATTGATAAATGGACAGCTTAACACGCACCCACAAACTGAGGTCCAGATCTCTCACCAGAGCATGTTGCATCAACCACAACCTGCTGCTTCTTCACCGACTGTCGCCGGGACAACCACAGACGATGAACGGCAGGCTCTCGGCGAGACCTTTGCTGCGTGGTTCTACAGGATCCTGAACTCTCACAACCCGGCCATGGGGCAGACGGCAGAGGAGTTCGGTCCTGAACATTTCTGGAGTGACGCCACCTTGCAGCTGGTGTGCGTGACGCCCGAGCCGACGTCCGATTCTTACAATGGCAGCGTTCTCGTGTCCCAGAGATTCCTGGCCCTGGTGAAGGAGGAGCTGCTACTGTTTAATCCTAACATCAGCACTGATGGGGTCAGCGTTCTGGCCGACCGCCACGGATTGACATGCGTGGTGGTGTGTGGCACCATACACAGATACAACAACCACTTGGGGGTCTTCCAGCAGCTGTTTGGGTTGGTCAGGGACCCTAGGTTCCACAACAACTGGAAGATAAAGATGACTAAGCTGAGGATACAGAGTGGACAGGTGACGACAATGCCACGACTGCAGGACTGTGATAATTCAGAGTTACTTGCCCTTGGTGATGTTTCCTCTTAATGTAGTTTCACCATGCATATATGAGTGATGAGTTGTgtaaattgtttaatatataaaatagatgGAGATAATTAATATCATAATGGTAGCTGACATATCTGCAGATTTTATACCTTGTTTTAATGTGGATTATTTAATTTTCTACTTTGAAAAGAATCCAAAGGACAAAACTGATAGTATATTCAATCCATTCTTATTGTTGTTAAGACTATCCGAGGGATGTGTTAATTGTCATTCTGTCATACAGCTGTGTAGGAGTATGTTTGTGAGGACAGCCATACTCCTGTATAACAGGGTTCTTATGCATCCTGGAAATCCTGGAATGTCcttgaattttgtgattttaaaatccagGCCTGGAAATGTCCTGGAAATTTAGGCTTCAGTACAAGAAAACTGAAACCACATCAGCTTACACTGTACCTAAGCTGGAAACAATAGGACAGGCGCGGCGCATGGGTGGTAGTGCTATTGTTACTAAGATTTTGCAAGGTGTCATACATGCTTGTGCAATTTATAACAAGCCAAGATACCTGATAATAGTAATCAACCTTTTGTTATTAGAGTGCAATGATTAAAGGTACACAATCTGTTGTAATTCATTACCTATTTGTGgaagtaaaataattaattacatgaaaacaaatgaaaccaatgcattaatataaaacaataattatatacaaaggTCCACTagtcaatattattacatttgaacaaagaaagaaacacaatatttgtttaaatggcACTTCATAACATTTTAATCTACAGctgtttgtttaacaaacatCTGAGCACTTTTTGAATTGCAATAGTGTTGTGTGAGCATGtgattattttgacacatgGTGTGAGATTTTAAAAagggaaacctgctgccactccataaacaggacaggacataccacatcatttgaTGTACAAAttgtggggcattggttggccTCAAgtaagtgctctaccactgcgCTATACATTCAACCATCTGCTGCAGGAATTGCCTGTTTACATGTTTGTTGTGAATGTCGCTGTTATTGTAAGCATGAATCCTGTCAGAATCATGTTTGTCATGAATGTTGCAGTTATTGCAACCATGTCTTCTGTCAGGATCATGTTTGTCATGAATGTCGCTGTTATTGCAACCATATCTTCTGTCAGGATCATGTTTGTCATGAATGTCGCTGTTATTGCAACCATGTCTTCTTGTCAAGATCATGTTTGTTAGGATCTTGTTTGTTGTGAATACAGCTGTTAATATAACCATGCAACCATGTTTTCTTTCAGAATCATGTTGTgaatgcattttgttttcttttacaacCATGTCTTCTTGTCAAGATTATGTTtgttattgcaaacatgtcTTTTGTCAGGATCATGTTTGTCATGAATGTCGCTGTTATTGCAACCATGTCTTCTGTCAGGATCATGTTTGTCATGAATGTCGCTGTTATTGCAACCATGTCTTCTGTCAGGATCATGTTTGTCATGAATGTCGCTGTTATTGCAACCATTACTCCTGTCAGAATCATCATGTTGTgaatgcattttgttttcttttacaacCATGTCTTCTTGTCAAGATTATGTTTGTTATTGGAAACATATCTTTTGTCAGGATCTTGTTTGTTGTGAATACAGCTGTTACTATAACCATGACTCCTGTCAGAATCATGTTTGTCATGAATGTCACTGTTATTGCAACCATGTCTTCTTTCGGAATCATGTTGTgaatgcattttgttttcttttacaacCATGTCTTCTTGTCAAGATCATGTTtgttattgcaaacatgtcTTTTGTCAGGATCTTGTTTGTCATGAATGTCGCTGTTATTGCAACCATGTCTTCTGTCAGGATCATGTTTGTTATTGCAAACATATCTTTTGTCAGGATCTTGTTTGTTGTGAATACAGCTGTTACTATAACCATGACTCCCGTCAGAATCATGTTTGTCATGAATGTCACTGTTATTGCAACCATGTCTTCTTTCGGAATCATGTTGTgaatgcattttgttttcttttacaacCATGTCTTCTTGTCAAGATCATGTCtgttattgcaaacatgtcTTCTGTCAGGATCATGTTTATTGTGAATACAGCTGTTATTGCATCCATGTCTTCTGTCAGGATCATGTTTGTTGTGAATACAACtgttattgcaaacatgtcataTGTCAGTATCACGTTAACGAAATCTGTCTGTATTCAAGAAACTGGTGGCTTGTTCAGGAGCTTGACTGAGTGCTTGTGAATAATTTGACTGTTACcattgttttctattttattacattcatctgaatgtaaaacatttgttgacCATCCTGAACAGGCTACTgatatcaataaatatataacatgcaGGGAACATTTAGTTCACTATCGCATCGCGATTCACTACACATgattcagagatcgctacacaattttaaaatactaaacaGTACTTGCTAAATCAATTTTTACCTAACTAAAAATATCGCTGAtcaaagattttgaaaacaaaaatttaaatgttcCCGGACATTGCAGACCTAATCAATATTGTAGTTGATTGaacatttgtgtatgtatgtgtgtatatatatatatatatatatatat encodes:
- the LOC121385298 gene encoding uncharacterized protein C3orf38 homolog, yielding MNSLEKKGCASLLKMLDLEDLKSLQETVTKKQIVAENAKEAIKIIMLYSQNSAELLRRKKIRRDVLFGYLAKKGVVVPVSAEKHQLISKCLEFWGSDVNQNSSVLELNDDEPTPESRCKTETGTRHETGLKSSHQRPRHEPHPAAATFTSSSIKIELTSNQQTGLKPSHQNSVHGLTVTSTLINGQLNTHPQTEVQISHQSMLHQPQPAASSPTVAGTTTDDERQALGETFAAWFYRILNSHNPAMGQTAEEFGPEHFWSDATLQLVCVTPEPTSDSYNGSVLVSQRFLALVKEELLLFNPNISTDGVSVLADRHGLTCVVVCGTIHRYNNHLGVFQQLFGLVRDPRFHNNWKIKMTKLRIQSGQVTTMPRLQDCDNSELLALGDVSS